From a region of the Rhodococcus sp. 4CII genome:
- a CDS encoding DUF262 domain-containing protein, with the protein MAKAMFKTNPILLGELLTDCEKGKLQLPDFQRSWVWDEERIRSLIASVSRAFPVGALMTLETGGGVEFKPRPVEGAPHAAAEQPPSALLLDGQQRMTSLYQVTLRKQVVETVTPKKRKVKRWFYIDIEKALDPLVDREEAILGVPEDRVVRSDFGRKTELDLSTREGEFRNLMFPVSMVFDFAEWQKEFINYFMKEEPDNLQEKWALLTAFQEQIVDNFTSYHVPVIALDKDTSKEAVCVVFEKVNTGGKALDAFELITAMYAAEGYELRKDWFGEGTTVGRQARMARTHRLAEAKSGILADVSNTDFLHVVSLFHTREKRRDAAAAGKTGKELPQVIGNRQALLNLPLSAYVKYQDKVEEGFVAAAKFLHRLHIYRIFDLPYQTQIIPLAAILADIGDDIDHVTNHAKLVNWYWNGVFGELYGSTTENRIAKDFIEVPEWMRGGPEPTTVLDASFRAERLKTMRMRLSAAYKGVNALLMLKGAKDFRSGQEFDHTVFFGENVDIHHIFPKKWCETNGIQRSVYDSIINKTPLSFRTNRIIGGEAPSLYLAGLERGKGNAPVIAAGTLDGYLSSHLINPNLLRSDEFEAFMADRQRQLVSLIEEATGKTIPVDDVVSEGISRADLDAEFEAEFGPDDDDSISDSEEARLTLSTN; encoded by the coding sequence GTGGCGAAAGCTATGTTCAAGACCAACCCCATCCTGTTGGGGGAGCTGCTGACCGATTGTGAGAAGGGCAAGCTGCAGCTGCCCGACTTTCAGCGGAGCTGGGTCTGGGACGAGGAGCGCATCCGGAGCTTGATCGCGTCGGTGTCGCGTGCCTTCCCTGTCGGTGCCCTCATGACGTTGGAGACGGGCGGAGGCGTTGAGTTCAAGCCGAGGCCGGTGGAAGGGGCGCCGCATGCAGCTGCGGAGCAGCCGCCATCGGCCCTTCTGCTCGATGGTCAGCAGCGCATGACGTCTCTGTATCAGGTGACACTGCGCAAGCAGGTGGTCGAGACCGTGACACCCAAAAAGCGCAAAGTGAAGCGCTGGTTCTACATCGATATCGAGAAGGCTCTCGACCCTTTGGTCGATCGCGAAGAGGCGATTCTCGGTGTGCCCGAGGACCGAGTTGTCAGGAGCGATTTCGGACGCAAGACCGAGCTCGACCTGTCGACCAGAGAAGGTGAGTTCCGGAACCTGATGTTTCCGGTGTCGATGGTGTTTGACTTCGCAGAATGGCAGAAGGAGTTTATCAACTACTTCATGAAGGAAGAACCCGACAACTTGCAGGAGAAGTGGGCGCTGCTGACCGCGTTTCAGGAGCAGATAGTTGACAACTTCACCAGCTACCACGTGCCGGTAATCGCCCTCGACAAGGACACGTCGAAGGAAGCCGTCTGCGTCGTGTTCGAGAAGGTGAACACCGGCGGCAAAGCGCTCGACGCGTTTGAACTGATTACCGCCATGTACGCAGCCGAGGGTTATGAACTTCGCAAGGACTGGTTCGGTGAAGGGACGACCGTCGGCCGGCAGGCACGGATGGCACGAACCCACCGCCTCGCGGAGGCGAAGTCGGGAATTCTGGCCGACGTGTCAAACACTGATTTCTTGCACGTCGTGTCGCTCTTTCACACGCGCGAGAAGCGCCGAGATGCCGCGGCTGCGGGGAAGACGGGCAAGGAGCTGCCCCAGGTAATCGGCAATCGGCAGGCGCTTCTCAATCTGCCGCTCTCGGCCTATGTGAAGTACCAAGACAAGGTCGAAGAGGGATTCGTAGCGGCCGCGAAGTTCCTCCATCGTCTCCACATCTATCGCATCTTCGACCTCCCATACCAGACCCAGATCATCCCCCTCGCAGCGATCTTGGCGGATATCGGCGACGACATCGACCATGTCACGAACCACGCGAAGCTTGTCAATTGGTATTGGAATGGAGTGTTTGGCGAGCTGTACGGTTCCACGACGGAGAACCGCATTGCCAAGGACTTCATCGAGGTGCCTGAGTGGATGCGCGGAGGTCCGGAGCCGACGACAGTACTCGACGCTTCGTTCCGCGCGGAACGGTTGAAGACGATGAGGATGCGGTTGTCTGCGGCGTACAAGGGAGTGAATGCACTGCTCATGTTGAAGGGCGCGAAGGACTTCCGATCAGGTCAGGAGTTCGACCACACGGTGTTCTTCGGGGAAAACGTGGACATCCACCACATTTTCCCAAAGAAGTGGTGTGAAACGAACGGGATCCAGCGTTCGGTGTACGACTCGATCATCAACAAGACCCCGCTATCTTTCAGGACTAACAGAATCATCGGCGGCGAGGCTCCGTCGCTTTACCTGGCGGGTCTCGAACGAGGCAAGGGGAACGCGCCCGTCATCGCTGCCGGCACACTGGATGGATATCTCTCGAGCCACCTGATCAACCCGAATCTGCTTCGGTCAGACGAATTCGAAGCGTTCATGGCTGATCGGCAGCGGCAGCTCGTATCCCTCATCGAGGAAGCGACTGGCAAGACGATACCTGTCGATGACGTAGTCAGCGAGGGTATTTCGCGCGCTGATCTCGACGCAGAATTTGAAGCTGAGTTCGGGCCGGACGACGACGATTCGATCAGCGATAGCGAAGAGGCCCGTCTTACTCTGTCTACCAACTGA
- a CDS encoding TerD family protein codes for MGVTLAKGGNVSLSKAAPNLTTVSVGLGWDARSTTGAPFDLDASALATGQDRKVLSDLHFVFYNNLRSPDGSIEHTGDNLTGEGDGDDESINVDLSAVPPNVTNIFFPVSIHDADTRGQSFGQVTNAFIRVVDSTTGIELARYDLTEDASSETAMLFGEVYRHNGEWKFRAIGQGYASGLAGIARDYGVNI; via the coding sequence ATGGGCGTCACTCTGGCCAAAGGCGGCAATGTTTCCCTGTCGAAGGCGGCACCGAACCTGACAACGGTGTCGGTCGGACTCGGCTGGGATGCCCGCAGCACAACCGGCGCACCCTTCGATCTCGACGCGAGCGCCCTGGCCACCGGCCAGGACCGCAAGGTCCTCTCCGACCTTCACTTTGTGTTCTACAACAACCTCCGCTCCCCCGATGGCTCGATCGAGCACACCGGTGACAACCTCACCGGCGAGGGAGATGGTGATGACGAGTCGATCAACGTCGATCTCTCCGCCGTTCCCCCGAACGTCACCAATATCTTTTTCCCCGTGTCGATCCACGACGCAGACACCCGCGGCCAGTCCTTCGGACAGGTCACCAACGCATTCATCCGTGTCGTCGACAGCACCACCGGCATAGAACTCGCACGCTACGACCTCACCGAAGACGCGTCCAGCGAAACCGCCATGCTCTTCGGCGAGGTTTATCGCCACAACGGCGAGTGGAAGTTCCGCGCCATCGGCCAGGGTTACGCCTCCGGACTCGCCGGCATTGCACGCGACTACGGCGTCAACATCTGA
- a CDS encoding AAA domain-containing protein produces the protein MEVREDDPQLKDRVQRLMQFLQELVKARTKPVRNLRLHDDIIWLNESRLSVSVDFEVTAGEVVIRSRRVALEEPPEVPRNLREWIQGDPTDSRASLAISPNATAVEGEFTRWLSEWRMWAQLDQERRPNWELYQALQHALQEMVSRPESVELVLASGLLELSAKVAGEDIRTHIVTQPVTVERDETTGDLLVRLNADTAPRLEDTQLLTGLDAFDVSGSRALQERLHESASPVDANILVFLKEWAARALTTNVEVEESGTDSPSGRVLTPSPALVLRKRGAFALVEYYETMIAAAERDDSTVPLGLAQLVTAIEPDGRVAWLERTGSAPSAALAEDPLFPLPANREQSEIIERLADDSGVVVEGPPGTGKTHTIANLVSALLANGQRVLVTSEKSQALRVLRDKLPEEMQELCVSITDIGRGGSDELNKSVAEIATRKASFSKGDADSRIADLTGRRRQALSRRAKITEDIRSLRESETFQHPEIAPGYSGTAAAIVREVTNRAELFDWLPGPVNADAPPLTGEQFRTLITLTLRSNPTRAGRLDQSLPTVDHLLPSMPELQQLCTRASIRPADINPGAAHFLQLLGGATAPTLMDVQRRCERLQARVAEVRALEPAFQNAAEGVLSGHTSHLWSRTAEVPALLDMAKRSDAFVGSRRVETQVAGRRALNAYGALAVAMEKGVEWRTRFRKSDEQKAVEELGVLATVDGEDAVTADSARIVTEHLRALDCVQSAATLVGDIGIVVHVNGSRTVQINELHRTAVQIGHINGLAAEANGLVEVLLGITPAAPRIRSVSEAQALAAAAGAVAATHDADDARSRMSQLSAEVSAVSGGAPAPEYIDLIEGLGSADFDEITRALSDLATARQQQEEERYLNTLRGQIEGGAPGLATLIADTAGDDRWSTRLDNLDQAWAWRRAHTWMQREHEVGRDKQQELDLATAEADIAQLTARLAAERAWVGCLQRMTATEVQALQAYRGHVSSIGKGTGKYAETYRASAREAMQIAQRAVPAWVMPLQQVLASIPPEPNTFDVVIVDEASQADISNLFLLWLAPRVIVVGDDKQCAPSEVSSGALDGIFDRLDMYLHDVPGYLRNSFTPRDSLFSLLRTRFGQVIRLREHFRCMPEIINWSSNQFYRDAPLVPVRQFGADRLPPLRTTYVEGGVVTGRNATLANRPEALAIVDAIVACLSDEAYDGKTFGVVVLQGQSQVDVIQNELLTRLDIDVWDERRLRIGTPPDFQGDERHVILLSMVVAPEQQISAMTKNDYQRRYNVAASRAQDQLWLFHSRTADSLRSTDLRHSLLTYMQSTSPAPADPMPGGVTRDERHRDFDSLFEQRIYLDIVARGYHVNPQVEVNSRRIDLVVTGAAGRLAVECDGDAFHTSPEQVRADMERERELKRCGWEFWRIRESEYYLDPVGSLSGLWAELDKRGISPGSVSTAETVSTSTWAPPLLPDDESLAEDVAEAELANVLPSEAPLTTPVAEPTVDVDPIERVPPAESGVIPPERPDTEPPAPPVVAEVNASAPEVIQEPLSAVPASAWEVMPESAIPRPDDYLFDRLLEAAKSGPVSTAELTELWRLDRVQIWSALRKLAHKNLMDKVGDKPDIRYALAEPPNAEGDAPAAATHARPEPGHQEFSPRLLRTLIVAEVKKGPATRTDLHRRLPADEGLMRETLDALVSDETLAIDQGKYVLSEDHITPATVGSGLPSAKRDSAKSVLTAAAWTSPVTMERGSRITRLPEGELSALLAELAQEGLLRKRAGADGPEWIRP, from the coding sequence GTGGAGGTTCGGGAAGACGACCCCCAGCTCAAAGACCGGGTTCAGCGGCTCATGCAGTTTCTGCAGGAACTGGTAAAAGCGAGGACCAAGCCGGTCCGAAACCTCCGCCTCCACGACGACATCATCTGGTTGAACGAGAGCCGCCTCTCGGTGTCAGTGGATTTCGAAGTTACCGCGGGTGAAGTAGTCATTCGGTCGCGGCGGGTCGCGTTGGAAGAGCCGCCCGAGGTGCCTCGAAACCTTCGTGAATGGATCCAGGGTGATCCCACAGACTCGCGTGCCTCGTTGGCAATTTCGCCCAACGCAACGGCCGTCGAGGGCGAATTCACACGGTGGCTGTCCGAGTGGCGAATGTGGGCTCAGCTCGACCAGGAGCGACGGCCGAACTGGGAGCTCTACCAGGCACTGCAGCACGCCTTGCAGGAAATGGTGTCGCGCCCCGAGTCCGTCGAGCTGGTATTGGCGTCCGGGTTGCTGGAGCTGTCGGCAAAGGTTGCCGGCGAGGATATTCGCACGCACATCGTTACGCAGCCGGTCACCGTGGAACGCGACGAAACCACCGGCGACCTACTGGTACGACTCAATGCGGACACTGCGCCGAGGCTCGAGGACACCCAGCTGCTGACCGGTCTCGACGCGTTCGACGTATCGGGATCGCGGGCTCTCCAGGAGCGGCTACACGAATCAGCGTCTCCCGTCGATGCGAACATTCTCGTTTTCCTCAAGGAATGGGCCGCGCGTGCGCTCACCACCAATGTGGAGGTCGAAGAGAGCGGGACGGACTCGCCCTCCGGTCGCGTTCTCACGCCGTCGCCGGCGCTGGTATTGCGGAAGCGCGGGGCGTTCGCGCTGGTCGAGTACTACGAGACGATGATCGCTGCGGCAGAACGCGACGACAGCACGGTTCCTCTCGGGCTTGCACAGCTGGTGACGGCCATCGAGCCGGATGGGCGAGTCGCGTGGCTTGAGCGGACAGGATCCGCGCCGTCGGCCGCTCTCGCTGAAGACCCGCTGTTTCCCTTGCCCGCCAACCGCGAGCAAAGCGAGATCATCGAACGGCTCGCAGACGACAGCGGCGTCGTGGTGGAAGGTCCCCCCGGAACCGGCAAGACGCACACCATTGCCAACCTCGTCTCGGCATTGCTGGCGAACGGGCAGCGCGTGCTCGTCACCAGTGAGAAGTCGCAGGCGCTGCGGGTACTGCGGGACAAGTTGCCGGAGGAGATGCAAGAACTGTGTGTCTCCATCACGGATATCGGACGCGGTGGCTCCGACGAGCTCAACAAGAGCGTTGCCGAGATCGCTACCCGAAAAGCTTCGTTCAGTAAAGGTGATGCCGATTCCCGGATCGCGGATCTCACCGGCAGACGTCGGCAGGCGCTGAGTCGCCGCGCGAAGATCACCGAAGACATCCGCTCCCTGCGCGAATCCGAAACGTTCCAGCATCCGGAAATTGCACCGGGGTACTCGGGCACTGCGGCAGCAATCGTTCGTGAGGTCACCAACCGGGCGGAGCTCTTCGACTGGCTCCCAGGTCCAGTCAATGCTGACGCGCCCCCGCTCACCGGTGAACAGTTCCGAACCCTGATCACCCTGACGCTTCGATCGAACCCGACCCGCGCGGGGCGGCTCGACCAGTCCTTGCCCACTGTCGACCACCTCCTTCCGTCGATGCCCGAGCTCCAGCAGCTGTGCACGCGCGCATCCATCCGGCCCGCAGACATCAATCCGGGGGCCGCCCATTTTCTTCAGTTGCTCGGTGGAGCGACGGCGCCGACGTTGATGGATGTGCAACGCCGCTGCGAGCGACTGCAGGCCCGGGTTGCCGAAGTTCGTGCATTGGAGCCGGCGTTCCAGAACGCTGCCGAGGGTGTGCTGTCGGGTCACACGTCACACCTGTGGTCGAGGACCGCAGAGGTGCCAGCCTTGCTCGACATGGCCAAGCGCAGCGACGCCTTCGTCGGCTCGCGTCGCGTTGAAACTCAGGTTGCCGGGCGCCGCGCTTTGAATGCCTACGGCGCGTTGGCCGTCGCAATGGAAAAGGGCGTGGAGTGGCGAACCCGTTTTCGCAAGAGCGACGAACAGAAGGCTGTCGAGGAGCTGGGCGTACTGGCGACGGTGGACGGCGAGGACGCCGTTACCGCAGACTCGGCGCGCATAGTCACTGAACACCTTCGGGCACTTGACTGCGTCCAGAGTGCCGCGACACTCGTCGGCGATATCGGCATCGTCGTCCACGTCAACGGTTCACGCACCGTCCAGATCAATGAACTGCACCGGACGGCGGTGCAGATCGGACACATCAACGGTCTCGCTGCGGAGGCAAATGGTCTGGTCGAGGTGTTGCTCGGCATCACCCCTGCCGCGCCTCGAATCCGAAGCGTGTCGGAAGCGCAAGCACTCGCGGCTGCGGCCGGCGCCGTCGCGGCGACCCATGACGCGGACGATGCCCGCAGCCGAATGAGTCAACTCAGTGCCGAGGTGTCGGCGGTGAGTGGTGGAGCACCGGCACCCGAGTACATCGATTTGATTGAAGGGCTTGGCTCGGCAGATTTCGACGAAATCACCCGAGCACTCTCCGATCTTGCAACGGCTCGACAGCAACAAGAAGAAGAGCGTTACTTGAACACCCTGCGCGGGCAGATCGAGGGCGGCGCGCCGGGACTGGCGACGTTGATCGCCGACACCGCGGGCGACGACAGATGGTCGACCCGCCTCGACAACCTCGACCAGGCATGGGCCTGGCGTCGCGCTCACACCTGGATGCAGCGCGAGCACGAGGTGGGCCGAGACAAACAACAGGAACTGGATCTCGCGACGGCTGAAGCTGATATTGCGCAGCTGACCGCGCGGCTGGCGGCAGAACGCGCCTGGGTCGGGTGTCTTCAACGGATGACGGCAACCGAAGTGCAGGCCCTGCAGGCATACCGGGGGCACGTGTCGTCGATCGGCAAGGGCACCGGCAAGTACGCCGAGACATATCGAGCCTCGGCTCGTGAAGCGATGCAGATCGCGCAGAGGGCGGTGCCCGCCTGGGTGATGCCGCTCCAGCAGGTTCTTGCGTCGATTCCTCCGGAACCCAACACTTTCGACGTCGTCATCGTCGATGAAGCCAGCCAGGCCGACATCAGCAATTTGTTCCTGTTGTGGCTCGCGCCGCGGGTGATCGTTGTCGGCGACGACAAGCAGTGTGCGCCCAGCGAAGTTTCGTCCGGTGCGTTGGACGGAATTTTCGACCGGCTCGACATGTATCTGCACGACGTTCCGGGCTACCTCCGAAACAGCTTCACCCCCCGTGACAGCCTGTTCTCCCTGCTGCGAACGAGGTTTGGCCAAGTGATCCGGCTGCGCGAGCATTTCCGCTGCATGCCCGAGATCATCAACTGGTCCAGCAATCAGTTCTACCGCGACGCGCCGCTGGTGCCCGTTCGCCAGTTCGGCGCCGACCGGCTGCCGCCGCTGCGGACCACCTATGTGGAGGGCGGTGTCGTAACCGGGAGAAACGCAACACTGGCGAACAGGCCCGAAGCACTCGCCATTGTCGATGCCATCGTGGCATGTCTGTCCGACGAGGCATACGACGGAAAAACCTTCGGCGTCGTGGTGCTCCAGGGACAGTCCCAGGTGGACGTCATCCAAAACGAGCTTCTCACACGCCTGGACATCGACGTGTGGGACGAGCGGCGGCTCCGCATCGGAACACCACCCGACTTCCAGGGCGACGAGCGGCACGTCATCTTACTGTCGATGGTGGTCGCACCCGAACAGCAAATATCGGCGATGACGAAAAACGACTACCAGCGCCGCTACAACGTTGCCGCTTCACGTGCGCAGGACCAGCTATGGCTGTTCCATTCGCGGACTGCGGACTCCCTGCGCTCGACCGACTTGCGGCATTCGTTGCTCACATACATGCAGTCGACGTCTCCGGCGCCGGCAGATCCGATGCCTGGGGGAGTGACTCGAGACGAGCGCCACCGAGACTTCGACAGCCTCTTCGAACAGCGCATCTACCTCGACATCGTGGCACGCGGGTATCACGTGAATCCGCAGGTGGAGGTGAACAGTCGCCGAATCGACCTGGTGGTCACCGGTGCGGCCGGACGGCTAGCGGTCGAGTGTGACGGCGACGCATTCCACACATCACCGGAACAGGTACGCGCCGACATGGAGCGTGAGCGAGAGCTCAAGCGTTGTGGTTGGGAGTTCTGGAGGATCCGCGAGTCGGAGTACTACCTAGATCCCGTCGGTTCGCTGAGCGGGCTGTGGGCGGAGCTCGACAAGCGAGGAATCTCGCCCGGTTCCGTCTCCACGGCAGAGACAGTTTCGACCTCGACGTGGGCACCTCCATTGTTGCCTGACGACGAATCACTTGCCGAGGACGTGGCTGAGGCGGAGCTGGCAAACGTGCTCCCCTCGGAGGCCCCATTGACGACCCCGGTCGCGGAGCCGACGGTGGACGTCGATCCGATCGAGCGGGTGCCTCCGGCCGAGTCCGGAGTGATCCCGCCAGAGCGGCCAGACACCGAGCCCCCGGCACCACCGGTTGTCGCCGAGGTGAACGCGTCGGCACCCGAGGTCATTCAGGAACCGCTTTCGGCTGTTCCGGCTTCGGCATGGGAAGTGATGCCCGAGAGCGCAATTCCGCGGCCTGACGACTATCTCTTCGATCGGCTGCTCGAGGCAGCGAAGTCCGGTCCGGTGTCGACCGCCGAGCTCACTGAGCTCTGGCGACTCGACCGTGTGCAGATCTGGTCGGCGCTCCGAAAGCTGGCGCACAAAAACCTCATGGACAAGGTGGGGGATAAACCGGACATCCGCTACGCACTCGCCGAACCTCCGAATGCGGAAGGTGACGCACCTGCCGCGGCTACCCACGCCCGTCCCGAGCCTGGCCATCAGGAGTTCTCGCCGCGACTGCTGCGCACCCTCATCGTCGCCGAGGTGAAGAAGGGCCCCGCGACTCGCACGGACCTACACCGACGACTGCCCGCGGACGAGGGGCTGATGCGGGAAACTCTGGATGCGTTGGTGTCCGACGAAACACTGGCCATCGACCAGGGGAAGTACGTTCTCTCCGAAGATCACATCACGCCCGCCACGGTGGGGTCGGGTCTCCCATCTGCGAAACGTGATTCGGCAAAGAGTGTGCTGACCGCCGCCGCATGGACGAGCCCGGTGACGATGGAACGCGGCTCTCGCATCACTCGCCTCCCGGAGGGCGAGCTCTCGGCACTTCTCGCTGAGCTGGCGCAGGAAGGCCTGCTGCGGAAGCGTGCCGGCGCTGACGGTCCGGAATGGATCAGGCCGTGA